A region of Streptomyces halobius DNA encodes the following proteins:
- a CDS encoding IS110 family RNA-guided transposase produces the protein MEARHGVAGIDPHKHSATISLVDRRGEAGEAASFAVTPDGITELLGFLSDSELVIDRIGIEGSSSLGQPLALALAAAGYDVREVQPNRTAERRRCRRRAKTDIEDAEAIARETLSDPHLPPAGKHSAPDAVWDELTAIHDWRSSLVLQRTRQLNEAEAVLVSLPMAIRAELPATSRVLPQLEALETIARQQPEVSSATLIHIDRLVAALNDIRWLTRRIKDLDKKVPALLSMLGCTLTEICGIGTVTAMELLVEVGDPCRFRTEAQFARWCGAAPLAVSSGEGHGRARRHRLDVGGNRKVNSVLHIVHVTQVRCHEPARSFMARKISENVPKRSARRAHKRQLANVIIRHMWKDAERRTAQPPAYRAA, from the coding sequence TTGGAAGCACGCCATGGCGTCGCCGGAATCGACCCGCACAAGCACAGCGCCACCATCTCGTTGGTCGACCGGAGAGGCGAAGCGGGGGAAGCCGCTTCCTTCGCCGTCACGCCCGACGGGATCACTGAACTGTTGGGCTTCCTCAGCGACAGTGAGTTGGTGATCGACCGGATCGGTATCGAGGGATCGTCCAGTCTGGGACAGCCACTCGCCCTCGCCCTGGCCGCGGCCGGGTACGACGTGCGCGAGGTGCAGCCGAACCGCACCGCCGAACGCCGCAGGTGCCGACGCCGCGCCAAGACCGACATCGAAGACGCGGAAGCAATCGCCCGCGAGACACTGTCCGACCCGCACCTGCCCCCGGCCGGCAAGCACTCCGCGCCGGATGCTGTCTGGGACGAACTCACCGCCATCCATGACTGGCGGTCCTCCCTGGTCCTGCAGCGGACACGCCAGCTGAATGAGGCCGAGGCCGTCCTCGTCTCGCTGCCCATGGCCATCCGGGCCGAGCTTCCGGCGACCAGCCGCGTGCTGCCACAGTTGGAGGCGCTGGAGACCATCGCCCGGCAGCAGCCCGAGGTGTCTTCTGCGACCTTGATACACATCGACCGGCTGGTCGCCGCCCTCAACGACATCCGCTGGCTGACCCGGCGGATCAAAGACCTCGACAAGAAGGTCCCCGCGCTGCTGTCCATGCTGGGCTGCACGCTGACCGAAATCTGCGGCATCGGCACAGTCACCGCCATGGAGCTGTTGGTCGAGGTCGGAGACCCGTGCCGGTTCCGCACCGAGGCCCAGTTCGCCCGCTGGTGCGGTGCCGCTCCGCTGGCCGTCTCCTCCGGCGAGGGCCACGGCCGGGCCCGCCGCCACCGGCTCGACGTCGGCGGCAACCGCAAGGTCAACTCTGTGCTGCACATCGTGCACGTCACCCAGGTCCGCTGCCACGAGCCCGCTCGCTCCTTCATGGCCCGCAAGATCAGCGAGAACGTGCCCAAACGGTCCGCGCGCCGAGCCCATAAACGTCAACTTGCCAACGTGATCATCCGACACATGTGGAAGGACGCAGAGCGTCGAACCGCTCAACCACCCGCATACAGGGCAGCTTGA
- a CDS encoding DUF6256 family protein encodes MAVMVGYDQGVACLGGDFLANAFAGAALLVGITLPVFYVASWMVVAVRRRSAGAPRQ; translated from the coding sequence ATGGCCGTGATGGTCGGCTATGACCAGGGTGTGGCGTGCCTGGGCGGGGATTTTCTGGCGAATGCGTTCGCGGGTGCCGCGCTGCTCGTGGGGATCACCCTGCCGGTGTTCTACGTCGCGTCCTGGATGGTGGTGGCCGTGCGGCGACGATCGGCGGGCGCGCCCAGACAGTGA
- a CDS encoding LysR family transcriptional regulator, with product MIEPRHLRVLQVVAQAGSFTAAARELRCTQPAVSQQIKALEKSVGTPILARSGRNAFLTEAGEILARHAAAVLTRLTAAEEEIAAIAGLHAGRVRLVSFLSGTSTVVPPALATVRAAQPEVEVTLNEATPPRAIDMLRNGDCDIALAFRYPQPPGAHPDTPDAERAAGTDWNGLVVHPLLTDRLVGLLPESHRLADAGKLELTDLADETWIVGCASCRGHVVKLCERSGFTPRIDLATDDYPTVMGLVGAGMGVAVLPELALSSMRSEAIRLAPIVPTIERAVVALTLPAYESVPAIRLMLQHLGNAARP from the coding sequence ATGATCGAGCCCCGGCACCTTCGTGTACTGCAGGTCGTAGCGCAGGCCGGTTCATTCACCGCAGCCGCACGTGAGCTGAGGTGCACGCAACCGGCGGTCAGCCAGCAGATAAAAGCCCTTGAGAAATCTGTGGGCACGCCGATTCTGGCCCGCTCGGGCCGGAATGCGTTTCTCACGGAAGCCGGCGAGATACTCGCCCGGCACGCCGCTGCTGTTCTCACCAGACTGACCGCGGCCGAGGAGGAGATAGCGGCCATCGCGGGCCTGCACGCGGGCCGTGTGCGGCTTGTCTCCTTCCTCAGCGGCACCTCCACCGTGGTCCCGCCCGCCCTGGCCACAGTGCGCGCCGCCCAGCCGGAGGTGGAGGTTACGCTCAACGAGGCCACCCCGCCGCGCGCCATCGACATGCTGCGCAACGGGGACTGCGACATCGCCCTGGCCTTCCGGTATCCGCAGCCCCCCGGCGCCCATCCGGATACCCCGGACGCGGAAAGGGCGGCGGGCACCGACTGGAACGGTCTTGTCGTGCACCCCTTGCTGACCGACCGGCTGGTCGGCCTGCTCCCGGAGAGCCATCGACTCGCCGACGCCGGGAAGTTGGAACTCACCGATCTCGCCGACGAGACCTGGATCGTCGGCTGCGCGAGCTGCCGCGGCCATGTGGTAAAGCTCTGCGAGCGCTCCGGGTTCACCCCCAGGATCGATCTGGCCACGGATGACTACCCCACGGTGATGGGTCTGGTCGGCGCGGGCATGGGGGTCGCGGTGCTGCCGGAGCTTGCGCTCAGCTCTATGCGGTCCGAGGCGATCCGCCTGGCGCCGATCGTTCCCACTATCGAGCGGGCCGTGGTCGCCCTGACCCTGCCCGCCTACGAGTCGGTGCCCGCGATCCGGCTCATGCTCCAGCACTTGGGGAACGCCGCCCGCCCCTGA
- a CDS encoding GHMP family kinase ATP-binding protein, with protein sequence MPAEIVTTVHGTFGEILQGYTFGAHGFEHFLFTAPVEELRSRARLRPHDGTAERRLHVTPSDRSKALSAFEMLSAELGHGALNCTIEIESNIPVAKGYASSTADILATAQLCIRSLHPDTPDEVVQALALSVARQLEYGDYLLHPGVAACAQRSQRLLAAYRTDLRWTIVGVDEGGWVRTEEFHQERPEDLGKARVYEQLFAQLDTALRANNYVAAAEVASHSAELHNDRLPKKSLDDLWRIQNELGALGICVAHSGTLAGLIFSRHQPDHDLRVRECRSELESWGYSSDMFTLKEEQR encoded by the coding sequence ATGCCTGCCGAGATAGTAACCACGGTCCATGGCACTTTCGGAGAAATTCTCCAGGGGTATACCTTTGGTGCGCATGGGTTCGAGCATTTTCTCTTTACTGCTCCAGTCGAAGAGTTAAGAAGCAGGGCGCGACTGCGCCCACATGACGGCACCGCGGAAAGACGGCTCCATGTCACTCCGAGCGACCGGTCCAAGGCCCTTTCCGCTTTTGAAATGCTGAGCGCCGAGCTGGGACACGGTGCCCTTAACTGCACCATCGAGATCGAGTCCAACATCCCGGTGGCGAAGGGGTATGCCAGCTCTACCGCGGACATTCTGGCCACCGCTCAGCTCTGCATACGCAGCCTGCACCCGGACACCCCGGACGAGGTCGTGCAGGCGCTGGCGCTCTCCGTGGCCCGGCAGCTGGAGTACGGCGACTACCTCCTGCACCCCGGCGTCGCGGCCTGCGCCCAGCGCTCCCAGCGGCTCCTGGCCGCCTACCGCACGGATCTGCGCTGGACCATCGTCGGCGTCGACGAAGGCGGCTGGGTGCGCACCGAGGAGTTCCACCAGGAACGCCCCGAGGATCTAGGCAAAGCCCGTGTCTACGAACAGCTCTTTGCGCAGCTCGACACCGCTCTGCGAGCGAACAATTACGTGGCCGCGGCCGAAGTTGCCTCCCACAGCGCCGAGTTGCACAATGACCGGCTGCCCAAGAAGTCACTGGACGACCTGTGGCGGATCCAGAACGAGCTGGGTGCCCTGGGCATCTGCGTCGCGCACAGCGGCACCCTCGCGGGGCTCATCTTCTCCCGTCATCAGCCGGACCACGACCTGCGGGTCCGGGAATGCCGATCGGAGCTGGAGTCTTGGGGATACTCCAGCGATATGTTCACCCTGAAAGAGGAACAGCGTTGA
- a CDS encoding DMT family transporter, with translation MTTSTTSTPPDPGAAPEPADAPPAAQAPSPPPPRTQARYQGMVLLAVCCLALGGVFVRISEVGPVATGAYRSLFAIPLLLGMSVALARHAAKSVGAAQNPGESGAPAKQAKVTPRDRFLIVLGGLFLAADLCLWNISFLYTSLAEANLLANLVPFIIAPLLFFLFGDRIPWKLLFPALLALGGLYILVILGTGLDPEHLRGDVLALLTAVFYALFLVVTKGLRERYEATRIMATLSLACAVACFVVAAVLGESLWPTTAKGWLVLIALAVTSQVLGQTLMAHAVKFLRLQLAAVYVLLQPVAAAVYGFVLFGQELSLVQLAGIAILLISIFWAKNLLEGRS, from the coding sequence TTGACGACCAGCACCACCAGCACGCCCCCGGACCCGGGAGCCGCTCCCGAGCCGGCCGACGCCCCGCCCGCCGCGCAGGCCCCGAGCCCACCGCCTCCCCGGACACAGGCCCGCTACCAGGGCATGGTGCTGCTCGCTGTGTGCTGTCTGGCTCTGGGCGGTGTGTTCGTACGGATCAGTGAGGTCGGCCCGGTCGCCACCGGCGCGTACCGTTCCCTTTTCGCCATCCCGCTCCTGCTCGGGATGTCCGTCGCCCTGGCGCGGCACGCGGCCAAGTCGGTCGGCGCCGCGCAGAACCCGGGGGAGAGCGGCGCCCCGGCCAAGCAGGCCAAGGTCACGCCGCGCGACCGCTTCCTGATCGTGCTCGGAGGGCTGTTCCTCGCGGCCGACCTGTGCCTGTGGAACATCTCGTTCCTCTACACCTCGCTGGCCGAGGCCAATCTCCTGGCCAACCTCGTGCCGTTCATCATCGCCCCGCTGCTGTTCTTCCTCTTCGGGGACCGTATTCCGTGGAAGCTTCTCTTCCCGGCGCTGCTGGCACTCGGCGGCTTGTACATCCTCGTCATCCTGGGTACCGGCCTCGACCCGGAACACTTGCGCGGTGATGTGCTCGCCCTGCTGACCGCGGTGTTCTACGCCCTCTTCCTCGTCGTGACCAAGGGCCTGCGCGAGCGCTACGAGGCGACCCGCATCATGGCCACCCTGAGCCTGGCGTGCGCCGTGGCCTGCTTCGTCGTCGCGGCCGTCCTCGGAGAGAGCCTGTGGCCGACGACGGCCAAGGGCTGGCTGGTGCTGATCGCGCTCGCCGTGACCTCACAGGTGCTCGGGCAGACCCTCATGGCGCACGCGGTGAAGTTCCTGCGGCTGCAGCTGGCCGCCGTCTATGTGCTGCTCCAGCCGGTCGCCGCGGCCGTGTACGGCTTCGTCCTGTTCGGCCAGGAACTCAGCCTGGTCCAGCTGGCGGGCATCGCCATCCTCCTCATCTCCATCTTCTGGGCCAAGAACCTTTTGGAGGGCCGCTCATGA
- a CDS encoding pyridoxal-phosphate dependent enzyme yields the protein MTIEHLASAPADHVDPYAVIDELSRLTTLNVGRVDDTRLSLRAVHGSPATETSFKSILGLGLLLLAKERGLLAEGRPVIESTSGSLGLGLAAAGRLLGHEVHLVSDPGIPAVTRRKIELAGAVLHLAPEPHPVLGFQQARDDLLQMLRAQHPDYYWTNQNDSPLNPEVYSRWVVPHLMRTLDFSRIAAGIFCVGSGGHFSALSAMLDAKGIRSYVADRHGSITFGGDPAPSILRGTGNQNRIPAVIDSVRDRVTGVFEVSDAQACAGVQELAARGISVGGSSGVCYMGARQLAAALGPDAEGEILTFFADRGELYGTTLLTWGDSSD from the coding sequence ATGACCATCGAGCATCTGGCCTCCGCGCCCGCGGACCACGTCGATCCCTACGCCGTCATCGACGAGCTCAGCCGACTGACCACCCTCAACGTCGGACGCGTCGACGACACCCGGCTCAGCCTGCGCGCCGTCCACGGCAGCCCCGCCACCGAGACCAGCTTCAAGTCGATCCTCGGACTCGGCCTGCTGCTCCTGGCCAAGGAGCGGGGACTGCTCGCCGAGGGCCGACCGGTGATCGAGTCCACCTCCGGGTCACTGGGCCTGGGCCTCGCGGCCGCGGGCCGCCTGCTCGGCCACGAGGTCCATCTGGTGTCCGACCCCGGAATCCCGGCCGTGACCCGGCGCAAGATCGAGCTGGCGGGCGCCGTGCTGCACCTCGCGCCCGAGCCGCACCCCGTACTCGGCTTCCAGCAGGCCCGTGACGACCTGCTGCAGATGCTGCGGGCACAGCACCCCGACTACTACTGGACCAATCAGAACGACAGCCCGCTCAACCCCGAGGTCTACAGCCGCTGGGTGGTCCCCCACCTGATGCGCACCCTGGACTTCTCCCGTATCGCTGCCGGGATCTTCTGCGTCGGCAGCGGCGGTCACTTCTCCGCCCTGTCCGCCATGCTCGATGCCAAGGGCATCCGTTCCTACGTCGCGGACCGGCACGGCTCCATTACCTTCGGCGGCGACCCCGCCCCCAGCATCCTGCGGGGCACCGGCAATCAGAACCGCATACCGGCCGTCATCGACTCCGTCCGGGACCGCGTGACCGGAGTGTTCGAGGTATCCGACGCCCAAGCCTGCGCAGGGGTCCAGGAGTTGGCGGCCCGCGGGATCAGTGTGGGCGGCTCGTCCGGCGTCTGCTACATGGGAGCACGGCAGCTGGCCGCCGCTCTGGGCCCGGACGCCGAGGGCGAGATCCTCACCTTCTTCGCCGACCGCGGTGAACTCTATGGCACCACGCTACTGACCTGGGGAGACAGCAGTGATTGA
- a CDS encoding alanine--tRNA ligase-related protein: MIEAALWSSCPPTKQLYHHDPYATTGTATVLAASDRYAIFDQSVFYAESGGQVADQGTVNGQRVIDVQKAGGRPFQLPNGEVATIEAVFYHEFEEPCALTVGEQVTMEIDWERRLHNMQMHTLAHFLFHATGEYLESQGLTRSTRGCHISDSSARFDFNCAIATDAVPGIQERVVDLLAGSPEATVDPLPGTQDVFVWRSGDIEIPCGGTHVSHPKEIQGKVTVRRRTKGKGGTRLYVELDRNAE; encoded by the coding sequence GTGATTGAAGCCGCCCTGTGGAGCTCTTGCCCACCCACCAAGCAGCTCTACCACCACGATCCATATGCGACGACGGGCACCGCGACGGTCCTGGCGGCCAGTGATCGCTACGCCATCTTCGACCAGTCCGTCTTCTACGCCGAGTCCGGCGGCCAGGTCGCCGACCAGGGCACGGTGAACGGGCAACGCGTCATCGACGTACAGAAGGCAGGTGGCCGTCCGTTCCAGCTGCCCAACGGCGAAGTCGCCACCATCGAGGCGGTGTTCTACCACGAGTTCGAGGAGCCCTGCGCCCTCACCGTGGGCGAGCAGGTCACGATGGAGATCGACTGGGAGCGGCGGCTGCACAACATGCAGATGCACACCCTGGCGCACTTCCTCTTCCACGCGACGGGCGAATACCTGGAGTCCCAGGGCCTGACACGGTCGACGCGCGGCTGCCACATCAGCGACAGCTCCGCCCGCTTCGACTTCAACTGCGCGATCGCGACGGACGCCGTCCCTGGCATCCAGGAACGCGTCGTGGATCTGCTGGCCGGTTCCCCGGAGGCGACCGTCGACCCGCTGCCCGGCACACAGGACGTCTTCGTGTGGCGCTCGGGCGACATCGAAATCCCCTGCGGCGGTACGCACGTCAGCCACCCGAAGGAGATCCAGGGCAAGGTGACCGTGCGCCGCCGGACCAAGGGCAAGGGCGGTACCCGGCTCTATGTCGAACTGGACCGGAATGCCGAATGA
- a CDS encoding aminotransferase class I/II-fold pyridoxal phosphate-dependent enzyme: MPNDLGAAIAREPALSHAGAAAHVRAPARPRFIADLDLLRARRTLKWRIGADDPDRICLGVAEMDLHPPEFLRSALGEALDLGETGYGLPEAQEAACGSYLAEHHDAHVAGVRCTTDVLTGLRTLMRSGLAPGSPVIVETPVYGDLFTVVREAGLEPVAVPLIRTDADWRHDWAALATAAREGARAWIVCQPHNPVGRAWTLQEMSQAIEVCQEHELLLLANEVHIPLGMPGRPVPSAFADTAIHGIRAFGLTSASKAFNIPGLKSATVYGSEHSAAALAELPLSLLGRPGSLGTIATVACYQQEGVAWLDILREELAERVRLVLDELASLPVRISATAPDATYLVWAEIADEQDARRLSQALDTSGIHVLAGESFGGRAYDRCFRINAASHPAVLRTAFTRLHAALR; the protein is encoded by the coding sequence ATGCCGAATGACCTGGGGGCGGCGATAGCGCGGGAGCCCGCGCTCTCCCACGCCGGCGCGGCCGCGCACGTTCGGGCACCGGCGCGGCCGCGCTTCATCGCCGACCTCGACCTGCTGCGGGCCCGCCGCACCCTGAAGTGGCGGATCGGTGCAGACGACCCCGACCGCATCTGCCTCGGCGTCGCCGAAATGGACCTGCACCCACCGGAGTTCCTGCGCTCCGCTCTCGGCGAGGCCCTCGACCTCGGTGAGACCGGATACGGGCTGCCCGAGGCGCAGGAGGCGGCGTGCGGGAGCTATCTGGCCGAGCACCATGACGCCCACGTCGCCGGAGTGCGCTGCACCACGGACGTGTTGACCGGGCTGCGCACCCTGATGCGGTCCGGCCTGGCGCCGGGCAGTCCCGTCATCGTCGAGACGCCGGTGTACGGCGACCTGTTCACGGTGGTCCGTGAGGCGGGCCTCGAACCGGTGGCCGTGCCCCTGATCCGCACCGACGCGGACTGGCGGCACGACTGGGCGGCGCTGGCCACCGCGGCCCGCGAAGGCGCCCGGGCCTGGATCGTGTGCCAGCCGCACAACCCGGTGGGACGAGCCTGGACGCTCCAGGAGATGTCCCAGGCCATCGAGGTGTGCCAGGAGCATGAACTGCTGCTCCTCGCCAATGAGGTGCACATTCCGCTGGGGATGCCCGGCCGCCCGGTGCCCTCGGCGTTCGCGGACACCGCCATCCACGGGATACGCGCCTTCGGGCTCACCTCCGCGTCGAAGGCGTTCAACATCCCCGGGCTCAAGAGTGCGACCGTCTACGGCTCGGAGCACTCCGCCGCGGCCCTCGCAGAGCTGCCGCTGAGCCTTCTGGGACGGCCGGGCAGCCTCGGCACCATCGCCACCGTCGCTTGCTACCAGCAAGAGGGCGTCGCATGGCTGGACATCCTGCGCGAGGAACTTGCCGAGCGGGTGCGGCTCGTCCTCGACGAACTGGCGAGCCTGCCCGTGCGGATCTCCGCGACCGCCCCCGACGCCACCTACCTGGTGTGGGCCGAGATCGCCGACGAACAGGACGCGCGACGGCTGAGCCAGGCGCTCGACACGAGCGGCATTCACGTGCTCGCCGGGGAGAGCTTCGGCGGTAGAGCGTACGACCGCTGCTTCCGCATCAACGCGGCGAGCCATCCGGCAGTCCTGCGCACGGCCTTCACCCGGCTGCACGCCGCGCTCCGCTGA
- a CDS encoding DMT family transporter has translation MDRPALLAASVTVVLWASAFVSIRASADHFGPGALALGRLATGSIALVCVLLVKRGGVPPRKAWPGIACSGVLWFGCYMVALNWGEQLVDAGTAAMVVNIGPMVIAVLGGWLLKEGFPALLLAGMAVSFVGAVVVGFSTSGGGSSSVLGVALCLLAAVAYGAGVVSQKPALRHATPMQVTTFGCLIGTVACLPFSGQLVSQVSAAPLSATLNVVYLGLFPTALAFSTWAYALSRTNAGRLGATTYAVPAVVVLISWVALKEVPGWVTLLGGVICLGGVTVSRLRPSRAPQTPPTAAPPIQDSVPSSSAEPTR, from the coding sequence ATGGACCGTCCCGCCCTGCTTGCTGCCTCGGTCACCGTAGTCTTATGGGCTTCGGCCTTTGTATCCATTCGTGCGTCGGCGGACCATTTCGGGCCCGGTGCCCTGGCCCTCGGGCGGCTTGCAACGGGCTCCATCGCGCTGGTGTGCGTCCTGCTGGTCAAGCGGGGCGGTGTACCGCCGCGTAAGGCGTGGCCCGGGATCGCATGCTCCGGAGTGCTCTGGTTCGGGTGCTACATGGTGGCGTTGAACTGGGGCGAGCAGCTGGTCGACGCCGGCACGGCTGCCATGGTCGTCAACATCGGGCCGATGGTGATCGCGGTGTTGGGTGGCTGGCTGCTCAAAGAAGGGTTCCCGGCCCTGCTGCTGGCTGGCATGGCGGTGTCGTTCGTGGGCGCGGTCGTGGTGGGCTTCTCCACGTCCGGAGGCGGTTCGTCGTCTGTGCTGGGCGTGGCGCTGTGCCTGCTGGCCGCTGTTGCCTACGGGGCCGGTGTCGTATCGCAGAAGCCCGCACTGCGGCATGCCACACCGATGCAAGTGACAACGTTCGGCTGCCTCATCGGCACCGTGGCATGCCTGCCGTTCAGTGGGCAGCTCGTCTCGCAGGTGTCCGCGGCGCCGCTCTCGGCGACCCTCAATGTCGTCTATCTTGGCCTGTTCCCGACTGCCCTCGCCTTCAGCACGTGGGCCTACGCGCTGTCGCGGACCAACGCGGGCCGGTTGGGGGCGACCACGTACGCGGTGCCCGCGGTCGTCGTTCTCATCTCCTGGGTTGCCCTGAAGGAAGTGCCCGGCTGGGTCACGCTCCTAGGTGGTGTCATCTGCCTGGGCGGCGTCACCGTTTCCCGGCTGCGCCCCAGCCGCGCCCCTCAGACGCCGCCGACTGCAGCCCCGCCGATACAGGACAGCGTCCCGTCTTCCTCAGCCGAGCCGACACGTTGA
- a CDS encoding LuxR C-terminal-related transcriptional regulator has protein sequence MSSAERSNGDHFVQVDANVSMRPEGLESALRSITAQLSALHRRTGRHPIDVSETKELEDAPIPEEPRISYLHGLDAIRSAIDEALNGAHREILTAQPDGPRPGPVLDTALESVRRHIEAGVAMRTLYQHTTRFDEATKNYVRAVTNYGVRIRTLAEFFDRLIIVDDSVAFISANESRTTGLAIREPAIVRFLKDTFERSWDRAKSFPFVPLHAAKAADDVIPSLRESISRLLISGYSDKRIARRLGISERSLQGHIATMKQQLGAHTRLQLGYLLGRDETTLVL, from the coding sequence GTGAGCTCGGCAGAGCGCTCAAATGGGGATCATTTTGTGCAAGTTGACGCAAACGTGTCCATGCGGCCGGAAGGACTGGAGAGCGCCCTGCGATCCATTACTGCACAGCTGAGTGCGCTGCACCGACGAACCGGCAGACACCCCATTGACGTCAGCGAAACAAAGGAGTTGGAGGATGCACCAATTCCCGAAGAGCCTCGTATTTCATACCTTCACGGGCTGGACGCGATAAGGTCCGCCATCGACGAGGCACTCAACGGCGCACATCGTGAAATACTGACAGCCCAACCTGATGGCCCTCGCCCCGGACCAGTTCTCGATACGGCCCTGGAATCCGTGCGTCGCCATATCGAGGCCGGGGTCGCTATGCGTACGCTCTATCAGCACACGACGCGTTTCGATGAGGCGACGAAGAATTATGTGCGGGCGGTCACCAATTACGGGGTACGGATACGGACCCTGGCTGAATTCTTCGACCGTCTCATCATCGTCGACGACTCCGTGGCATTTATTTCCGCCAACGAGAGCCGCACCACGGGACTGGCAATCAGGGAGCCGGCGATCGTGCGCTTCCTCAAGGACACCTTCGAACGCTCCTGGGACCGCGCGAAGTCCTTCCCATTCGTCCCCCTGCACGCCGCGAAGGCGGCCGACGACGTCATCCCGTCGTTGCGCGAGTCGATCAGCAGGCTGCTCATCAGCGGCTACTCGGACAAGCGGATCGCGCGCCGGCTCGGCATCAGCGAACGGTCGTTGCAAGGTCATATCGCAACGATGAAGCAGCAGTTGGGGGCACATACGCGGCTGCAGCTCGGCTACCTGCTGGGCAGAGACGAGACTACGCTCGTGCTGTGA
- a CDS encoding thioesterase II family protein yields MSERAARIYCFPHAGGNPRSFLGWQRDMGDDAEIVAVCPPGRGPRYQEPAITDVMELADGAAASIVATADRPFVLFGHSFGAVLAFEVARRIGGLPDFRHLVASGCAAPALLPTRRVVEAARLEGRAFTEAVGFFGGLPPEVIADEALQDLLLPHLKSDFRMVARYTHRSATPLHVPVTLVNGADDPHVKEADLELWARECTDEPAQHWPDGGHFYFDGRPSAITDLLRPLVRAEHGANPPASMHVEVI; encoded by the coding sequence GTGTCTGAGCGCGCTGCCCGCATCTACTGCTTCCCCCACGCAGGAGGCAACCCGCGCTCGTTCCTCGGCTGGCAGCGGGATATGGGGGACGATGCTGAGATCGTCGCGGTCTGTCCCCCAGGCCGTGGCCCCCGCTACCAAGAGCCTGCCATCACCGACGTGATGGAGCTCGCCGACGGTGCGGCGGCCTCCATTGTCGCCACTGCCGACCGGCCCTTCGTCCTCTTCGGACACAGCTTCGGAGCGGTCCTGGCCTTCGAGGTCGCACGCCGCATTGGCGGTCTGCCCGACTTCCGCCACTTGGTTGCCTCCGGATGCGCGGCGCCGGCACTGCTGCCCACTCGGCGCGTGGTGGAGGCTGCGCGCCTGGAGGGCCGTGCGTTCACCGAGGCCGTCGGCTTCTTCGGCGGACTGCCGCCTGAAGTCATCGCCGACGAGGCATTGCAGGATCTGCTGCTGCCGCATCTGAAGTCCGACTTTCGCATGGTCGCCCGGTACACCCACCGGTCGGCCACCCCCCTGCACGTCCCCGTCACTCTCGTCAACGGAGCCGACGACCCGCACGTCAAGGAAGCCGATCTCGAACTGTGGGCGCGCGAATGCACCGATGAGCCAGCCCAGCACTGGCCCGACGGCGGCCACTTCTACTTCGACGGCAGGCCCAGCGCCATCACTGACCTCCTTCGGCCGCTCGTCCGTGCCGAACATGGCGCAAATCCGCCTGCCAGCATGCATGTTGAGGTTATTTGA
- a CDS encoding isocitrate lyase/PEP mutase family protein: MNRSATDQYRRAATFHKLHEGPDPFVVPNPWDAGTARILTRLGFPALATTGAGLAHGLGQPDGSLARETILGNARSIVAATTLPVTADLESGFGDTPEEVAETIRRAAAAGLVGGSIEDSTGRADDPVRPLEEAVERVAAAVAAARELDFPFTVTARAENFFQGRPDLPDTIRRLKAYEAAGADVLYAPALPDADAIRAVCSSVGRPVNVLMGSPALPLTVAELGTLGVRRISVGSALSRAALGAVVCAAKEIRDFGTFGFGADAVPYPEANKMMALVHPADPESDPAR, translated from the coding sequence ATGAACCGCTCCGCCACAGACCAGTACCGACGGGCTGCCACCTTCCACAAGCTCCACGAGGGTCCCGACCCCTTCGTCGTCCCTAACCCGTGGGATGCGGGCACCGCACGCATCCTGACCCGGCTCGGCTTCCCAGCGCTCGCCACGACCGGCGCGGGCCTGGCCCACGGCCTCGGTCAGCCCGACGGCTCCCTTGCCCGCGAGACCATCCTGGGCAACGCCAGGTCGATCGTCGCTGCGACCACCCTGCCGGTGACCGCAGACCTGGAGAGCGGATTCGGTGACACCCCAGAGGAGGTCGCAGAGACCATCCGGCGCGCCGCCGCGGCGGGCCTGGTCGGCGGCTCGATAGAGGACTCCACCGGTCGCGCCGATGACCCCGTACGCCCCCTTGAGGAGGCCGTCGAGCGCGTGGCCGCGGCCGTTGCCGCTGCCAGGGAGCTCGACTTCCCCTTCACGGTCACTGCGCGGGCTGAGAACTTCTTCCAAGGTAGGCCCGATCTGCCGGACACCATCCGCCGCCTGAAGGCGTACGAAGCGGCCGGCGCTGATGTGCTCTACGCGCCTGCGCTACCGGACGCCGACGCGATCCGCGCGGTGTGCTCCTCCGTAGGGCGCCCGGTCAATGTCCTGATGGGTTCGCCCGCACTGCCGCTGACCGTGGCCGAGCTCGGCACCCTGGGTGTGCGACGGATCAGCGTCGGCTCGGCACTGTCCCGGGCCGCACTCGGCGCCGTCGTCTGCGCGGCGAAGGAGATCCGTGACTTCGGCACCTTCGGGTTCGGGGCCGACGCAGTCCCGTACCCCGAAGCCAACAAGATGATGGCGTTGGTCCACCCGGCCGACCCAGAGAGTGATCCCGCACGGTGA